In a single window of the Zea mays cultivar B73 chromosome 5, Zm-B73-REFERENCE-NAM-5.0, whole genome shotgun sequence genome:
- the LOC100275443 gene encoding CCG-binding protein 1 — protein sequence MLSSTTLRPPAPAPAPAHLTICSSPAAWRRAPAVRAVRNYDSIPKREPFSSSRSILHEFLRQDKPLIQRTKDQITDYCTAIEGDECCSCWDAYFELNKLEQELPKDEIARMVKDSEGDVRYLIESIHHRSDLRKKVAEKSRNSVPSSSQGSRAAKPRPFPVPDGIPKTQEELAEEEEALMPESPYTRLLRRMGRYPDWYTPRPDHETD from the exons ATGCTATCTTCAACCACACTCCgaccgccggcgccggcgccggcgccggcacaCCTCACCATCTGCTCCTCGCCCGCAGCGTGGCGGCGTGCGCCGGCGGTGCGCGCGGTGCGGAACTACGACTCCATCCCGAAGCGGGAGCCCTTCAGCTCCAGCCGCAGCATCCTCCACGAGTTCCTCAGGCAGGACAAGCCCCTCATCCAGCGCACCAAGGACCAGATCACAG ATTATTGCACGGCCATCGAAGGCGATGAGTGCTGCAGCTGTTGGGACGCTTACTTTGAACTGAATAAACTTGAG CAAGAGCTGCCCAAAGACGAAATCGCAAGGATGGTGAAGGACTCGGAGGGTGACGTGAGGTACCTGATAGAGAGCATCCACCATCGCTCGGATCTGCGGAAGAAGGTGGCAGAGAAGTCTCGCAATTCAGTACCGTCAAGCTCCCAGGGTAGTAGAGCCGCAAAGCCAAGGCCGTTCCCCGTGCCTGATGGGATACCGAAAACGCAAGAAGAGCTCGCTGAAGAAGAAGAGGCGTTGATGCCGGAGTCTCCATACACGAGGCTGCTGAGAAGGATGGGAAGGTACCCTGATTGGTACACCCCACGCCCTGATCATGAGACCGACTGA
- the LOC100283789 gene encoding plastoquinol-plastocyanin reductase isoform X1, with protein MASFAVATAPSLAAPAAKRRPAAGVTYVEGMNAYSGLKGLNKVTMLGVRKTADYSFAKVVASLSPAGRKRRGGAFGAQMNAAAEIFRIAATMSGLVLVGVAVGFVLLRVEAAVEEAE; from the coding sequence ATGGCGTCGTTCGCCGTGGCAACGGCCCCGTCGCTAGCGGCCCCGGCAGCCAAGAGGAGGCCCGCCGCCGGCGTCACGTACGTGGAGGGCATGAACGCCTACAGCGGCCTCAAGGGGCTCAACAAGGTGACCATGCTCGGGGTGCGCAAGACCGCCGACTACTCCTTCGCCAAGGTCGTGGCGTCGCTCAGCCCCGCGGGCAGGAAGCGGCGCGGCGGGGCGTTCGGCGCCCAGATGAACGCCGCCGCCGAGATCTTCAGGATCGCCGCCACCATGAGCGGCCTCGTGCTCGTCGGCGTCGCCGTCGGCTTCGTGCTGCTCCGGGTGGAGGCCGCCGTCGAGGAGGCCGAGTAG
- the LOC109939611 gene encoding uncharacterized protein isoform X1 gives MASFAVATAPSLAAPAAKRRPAAGVTYVEGMKAYSGLKGLNKVTMLGVRKTADYSFAKVVASLSLAGRKRRGGAFGAQMRFYAYTVVTVAPRERAQRSQHNCRRTSVPIDEIHGGAPEERLLRAVCFGARREGIMAAVSSVSILPLASLRPLPLRRAARNVLEGGGRRASSPLLLARYGLWRGRPAAAVGGEAELALEDADAAMRVAADDDSITATVVSVLLTLAFVGLSILTLGVIYLSVQDFLQKREKEKFEKEEAEKQKEEARKKRAKSRQKRRNY, from the exons ATGGCGTCGTTCGCCGTGGCAACGGCCCCGTCGCTAGCGGCCCCGGCAGCCAAGAGGAGGCCCGCCGCCGGCGTCACGTACGTGGAGGGCATGAAAGCCTACAGCGGCCTCAAGGGGCTCAACAAGGTGACCATGCTCGGGGTGCGCAAGACCGCCGACTACTCCTTCGCCAAGGTCGTGGCATCGCTCAGCCTCGCGGGCAGGAAGCGGCGCGGAGGAGCGTTCGGCGCCCAGATGAGGTTTTACGCTTACACAG TGGTGACGGTTGCACCACGTGAGCGAGCGCAGCGAAGCCAACACAACTGCCGGCGGACAAGTGTCCCCATAGACGAGATCCATGGCGGAGCGCCGGAAGAGCGTCTCCTCCGTGCTGTTTGCTTCGGCGCGCGCCGGGAGGGGATAATGGCAGCAGTGAGCTCGGTCTCTATTCTGCCCCTCGCGTCGCTGAGGCCTCTTCCGTTGAGGCGTGCTGCTAGGAATGTgttggagggaggagggagaagggcTTCGAGTCCCCTGCTCCTCGCGAGGTATGGGCTGTGGCGCGGACGCCCGGCTGCTGCTGTGGGCGGCGAAGCAGAGTTGGCCCTCGAAGATGCGGATGCCGCGATGAGGGTGGCCGCCGACGACGACAGCATCACGGCCACGGTGGTGTCCGTGCTGCTCACACTTGCGTTCGTCGGCCTCTCCATCCTCACCCTCGGG GTGATCTACCTGTCGGTGCAGGACTTCTTGCAGAAGAGGGAAAAGGAGAAGTTTGAGAAGGAGGAGGCCGAAAAGCAGAAAGAGGAGGCGAGGAAGAAGAGGGCTAAGTCGAGGCAGAAGAGAAGAAATTATTGA
- the LOC109939611 gene encoding uncharacterized protein isoform X2, protein MASFAVATAPSLAAPAAKRRPAAGVTYVEGMKAYSGLKGLNKVTMLGVRKTADYSFAKVVASLSLAGRKRRGGAFGAQMRISVVTVAPRERAQRSQHNCRRTSVPIDEIHGGAPEERLLRAVCFGARREGIMAAVSSVSILPLASLRPLPLRRAARNVLEGGGRRASSPLLLARYGLWRGRPAAAVGGEAELALEDADAAMRVAADDDSITATVVSVLLTLAFVGLSILTLGVIYLSVQDFLQKREKEKFEKEEAEKQKEEARKKRAKSRQKRRNY, encoded by the exons ATGGCGTCGTTCGCCGTGGCAACGGCCCCGTCGCTAGCGGCCCCGGCAGCCAAGAGGAGGCCCGCCGCCGGCGTCACGTACGTGGAGGGCATGAAAGCCTACAGCGGCCTCAAGGGGCTCAACAAGGTGACCATGCTCGGGGTGCGCAAGACCGCCGACTACTCCTTCGCCAAGGTCGTGGCATCGCTCAGCCTCGCGGGCAGGAAGCGGCGCGGAGGAGCGTTCGGCGCCCAGATGAG AATTTCAGTGGTGACGGTTGCACCACGTGAGCGAGCGCAGCGAAGCCAACACAACTGCCGGCGGACAAGTGTCCCCATAGACGAGATCCATGGCGGAGCGCCGGAAGAGCGTCTCCTCCGTGCTGTTTGCTTCGGCGCGCGCCGGGAGGGGATAATGGCAGCAGTGAGCTCGGTCTCTATTCTGCCCCTCGCGTCGCTGAGGCCTCTTCCGTTGAGGCGTGCTGCTAGGAATGTgttggagggaggagggagaagggcTTCGAGTCCCCTGCTCCTCGCGAGGTATGGGCTGTGGCGCGGACGCCCGGCTGCTGCTGTGGGCGGCGAAGCAGAGTTGGCCCTCGAAGATGCGGATGCCGCGATGAGGGTGGCCGCCGACGACGACAGCATCACGGCCACGGTGGTGTCCGTGCTGCTCACACTTGCGTTCGTCGGCCTCTCCATCCTCACCCTCGGG GTGATCTACCTGTCGGTGCAGGACTTCTTGCAGAAGAGGGAAAAGGAGAAGTTTGAGAAGGAGGAGGCCGAAAAGCAGAAAGAGGAGGCGAGGAAGAAGAGGGCTAAGTCGAGGCAGAAGAGAAGAAATTATTGA
- the LOC100501764 gene encoding uncharacterized protein LOC100501764 produces the protein MHLKLWKPLSHCAALLLDKKNRPPRTPPAGAGAGSGGGRRLQESKLREALEEASEDGSLAKSRDVALLDGGDGGAEEGSVGRSRSLARLHAQRDFLRATALAAERAFQSPDALPVLEEALAKFLVMYPNYASASDVDRLRADEYPHLDKVCLDYCGFGLFSYLQSCNPADSSAAFTLSEITANLSNHALYGAAEKGTAEHDIKNRIMDYLNIPESEYCLVFTVSRGSAFRLLAECYPFGTNKRLLTMFDHESQSVNWMTQVARDKGAKAYSAWFKWPTLKICTTELRKLISTKKRRRKDSATGLFVFPVQSRVTGAKYSYQWMALAQQNHWHVLLDAGALGPKDMDSLGLSLFRPDFIITSFYRVFGADPTGFGCLLIKKSVMACLQSPSGGTGAGLVRIVPVFPQYLSDSVDGFDGVLDGLEDDNIIPIEEGSASNSHHASQLPAFSGAYSSAQVREVIESEMDQDSSDRDGASTIYEESESVSVGEVMKSPVFSEDESSENSFWVDLGQSPPGSDHSEQSSKGKLGSPLPASWFSGRKKASPKVPSKLSRSPVHDKHVLSFDAAVRSVSQEPGPVEVVPEEDHSRNGIKNIHISEIEEDNRDGKVNKRFVKFSCANGPAEGSATSVFGTCTARENGSTSEICSETQAETKESAIRRENEGDFRLLGRREAHNGRFNGGGRFFGVEEPERVSSMGRKVSFTMDDSRLCRNSDAGETSGYAMADDNDDDAYSDYDEAQDGRKEPEIVCRHLDHVNMLGLSKTTLRLRYLINWLVTSLLQLRLPDSGDGEGAAAAAAPPLVYIYGPKIKYDRGAAVAFNVKDCGSGTSLINPETVQKLAEKEGLSLGVGFLSHIRLTDSQRHGAADVGLSSSSSPAAASGRREKKNTRKNAVVGTEVVTASLGFLTNFEDVYRLWAFVAKFLDSSFLEQERLSSIPEDAER, from the coding sequence ATGCATCTGAAACTGTGGAAGCCGCTGTCCCACTGCGCCGCGCTGCTCCTGGACAAGAAGAACCGTCCGCCGCGGACGCCGCCGGCGGGAGCGGGCGCGGGGTCCGGCGGCGGGCGACGGCTGCAGGAGAGCAAGCTGCGGGAGGCGCTGGAGGAGGCGTCCGAGGACGGGTCCCTCGCCAAGTCCCGCGACGTGGCGCTCCTCGATGGAGGGGACGGCGGTGCGGAGGAGGGGTCCGTGGGGCGGTCGCGGTCGCTGGCGCGGCTCCACGCGCAGAGGGACTTCCTGCGCGCGACGGCGTTGGCCGCGGAGCGCGCGTTCCAGTCGCCGGACGCGCTCCCTGTGCTGGAGGAGGCGCTCGCCAAGTTCCTCGTCATGTACCCCAACTACGCGTCCGCGTCGGACGTGGACCGCCTCCGCGCCGACGAGTACCCGCACCTGGACAAGGTATGCCTCGACTACTGCGGCTTTGGCCTCTTCTCCTACCTCCAAAGCTGCAACCCTGCGGACTCGTCAGCGGCGTTCACGCTCTCGGAGATCACCGCCAACCTCAGCAACCATGCGCTCTACGGCGCCGCCGAGAAGGGCACCGCGGAGCACGACATCAAGAACCGCATCATGGATTACCTCAACATCCCCGAGTCCGAGTACTGTCTCGTCTTCACGGTCAGCCGCGGCTCGGCCTTCCGGCTCCTCGCCGAGTGCTACCCCTTCGGCACCAACAAGCGCCTGCTCACCATGTTCGACCACGAGTCCCAGTCCGTGAACTGGATGACGCAGGTCGCGCGTGACAAGGGAGCCAAGGCATACTCCGCCTGGTTCAAGTGGCCCACGCTCAAGATCTGCACCACGGAGCTCCGGAAGCTGATCTCCACCAAGAAGCGGCGGCGCAAGGACTCCGCCACTGGCCTCTTCGTGTTCCCTGTGCAGTCGAGGGTGACGGGGGCAAAGTACTCGTACCAGTGGATGGCATTGGCTCAGCAGAACCACTGGCATGTCCTGCTTGATGCTGGGGCTCTGGGGCCTAAGGACATGGACTCGCTGGGGCTGTCTCTGTTCCGGCCAGACTTCATCATAACTTCATTTTACAGGGTGTTTGGGGCTGACCCAACGGGCTTTGGATGCTTGCTGATCAAGAAGTCGGTAATGGCTTGCTTGCAGAGCCCAAGCGGCGGGACGGGGGCAGGGCTAGTGCGGATTGTGCCGGTCTTCCCACAGTATCTCAGTGATTCAGTTGATGGGTTTGATGGTGTCCTCGACGGGCTGGAGGATGATAACATCATTCCAATCGAGGAGGGGTCAGCCTCGAACAGTCACCATGCATCCCAATTGCCTGCATTCTCAGGCGCATATTCATCGGCGCAGGTGAGGGAGGTTATCGAGAGCGAGATGGACCAGGACAGTTCAGACAGAGATGGTGCCAGCACAATATATGAAGAGAGCGAGAGTGTTTCTGTTGGAGAGGTGATGAAGAGCCCCGTGTTCAGTGAGGATGAGTCATCGGAGAACTCCTTCTGGGTTGATCTGGGACAGAGCCCACCTGGTTCCGACCATTCAGAGCAATCAAGCAAGGGGAAATTGGGCTCTCCGTTGCCAGCGTCCTGGTTTTCTGGCAGGAAGAAGGCGTCGCCGAAGGTGCCATCCAAACTGTCAAGGAGCCCTGTTCATGACAAGCATGTCTTGTCATTTGATGCAGCCGTGAGGTCGGTATCACAAGAGCCAGGGCCTGTGGAAGTTGTTCCAGAGGAAGACCATTCACGTAACGGCATCAAGAACATTCATATCAGTGAGATTGAAGAAGACAACAGAGATGGTAAAGTAAACAAGAGGTTCGTAAAGTTTTCTTGTGCCAATGGCCCTGCTGAAGGCAGTGCAACCTCCGTTTTCGGGACCTGTACCGCCCGCGAGAACGGCTCCACATCGGAGATCTGCTCAGAAACCCAAGCGGAGACCAAGGAGAGCGCGATCAGAAGGGAAAACGAGGGCGACTTCCGCCTGCTGGGAAGGCGGGAAGCACACAACGGAAGGTTCAACGGAGGAGGAAGGTTCTTCGGAGTAGAAGAACCGGAGCGCGTGTCGAGCATGGGGCGCAAGGTATCGTTCACCATGGACGACAGCAGGCTCTGCCGTAACTCGGATGCCGGCGAGACATCTGGATACGCGATGGCagacgacaacgacgacgacgcGTACAGCGACTACGACGAGGCTCAGGACGGAAGGAAAGAGCCCGAGATCGTCTGCAGACACCTCGACCACGTGAACATGCTGGGGCTCAGCAAGACCACGCTCAGGCTGCGGTACCTGATCAACTGGCTGGTGACGTCGCTGCTGCAGCTCCGGCTGCCCGACTCAGGGGACGGCGAgggggcggcagcggcagcggcacccCCCCTCGTCTACATATACGGTCCGAAGATCAAGTACGACCGCGGGGCAGCGGTCGCGTTCAACGTGAAGGACTGCGGGTCCGGAACCTCCCTGATCAACCCTGAGACCGTGcagaagctggcggagaaggaggGCCTCTCCTTGGGCGTCGGGTTCCTGAGCCACATCCGGCTCACGGACAGCCAGAGGCACGGCGCGGCCGACGTGGGGCTCAGCTCTTCCTCCTCGCCAGCTGCGGCGAGCGGCCGCCGCGAGAAGAAGAATACTCGCAAGAACGCTGTCGTCGGGACGGAAGTGGTCACCGCTTCTCTCGGGTTCCTCACCAACTTCGAGGACGTCTACAGGCTGTGGGCGTTCGTCGCCAAGTTTCTCGACTCGTCGTTCCTTGAGCAGGAGAGGCTGTCGTCCATTCCGGAGGATGCAGAAAGATAG
- the LOC100283789 gene encoding plastoquinol-plastocyanin reductase (The RefSeq protein has 1 substitution compared to this genomic sequence) — MASFAVATAPSLAAPAAKRRPAAGVTYVEGMNAYSGLKGLNKVTMLGVRKTADYSFAKVVASLSPAGRKRRGGAFGAQMNAAAEIFRIAATMSGLVLVGVAVGFVLLRVEAXVEEAE; from the coding sequence ATGGCGTCGTTCGCCGTGGCAACGGCCCCGTCGCTAGCGGCCCCGGCAGCCAAGAGGAGGCCCGCCGCCGGCGTCACGTACGTGGAGGGCATGAACGCCTACAGCGGCCTCAAGGGGCTCAACAAGGTGACCATGCTCGGGGTGCGCAAGACCGCCGACTACTCCTTCGCCAAGGTCGTGGCGTCGCTCAGCCCCGCGGGCAGGAAGCGGCGCGGCGGGGCGTTCGGCGCCCAGATGAACGCCGCCGCCGAGATCTTCAGGATCGCCGCCACCATGAGCGGCCTCGTGCTCGTCGGCGTCGCCGTCGGCTTCGTGCTGCTCCGGGTGGAGGCCGCCGTCGAGGAGGCCGAGTAG